A single Pradoshia eiseniae DNA region contains:
- a CDS encoding Ger(x)C family spore germination protein translates to MKLVKILCLFSLLIPTAGCWDQSFLKQQSLAFSIGYDAHGDKLKSLSTVRTLKPTGGGQTEPFNNSYEVTGVTPLDVRAALNEITPGTYSMGKLRVILIGEELAKKDIYPLFDLYFREARSNINTKVIITKGKSVDFLKNGYIQGNLITDAINELLLSGEKESLIPKPTVGNLLSTMFDPGQDITLPLLEQVQKGDLKLKGIALFNKRKFTGKSLIGEKASLLLLMKNKGGKTAQFSVVDKGAKNTLNKKITIITNKSKSKIRLKWDSGKPIYTIDLKLNVFISEYTKGILNKRDVDKLAAFLSKKMTNMAEEVTKTLNESNSDALGLGHIMQVQNPEKFKGYDWDKDFKDIKVVPKVKVHIISNGILY, encoded by the coding sequence ATGAAGCTAGTAAAAATCCTATGTCTCTTTTCTCTCCTTATACCAACGGCTGGCTGCTGGGATCAGAGTTTCCTTAAACAACAAAGCCTCGCCTTCAGTATAGGCTATGATGCTCATGGAGATAAACTAAAATCCTTATCTACTGTACGTACACTAAAGCCCACTGGCGGCGGTCAGACAGAACCTTTTAATAATTCCTATGAGGTAACTGGTGTAACTCCTCTTGATGTGCGAGCTGCTTTGAACGAAATAACACCTGGCACTTACTCTATGGGTAAGCTTAGAGTGATTTTAATCGGGGAAGAATTAGCTAAGAAAGATATTTATCCGCTCTTTGATTTATATTTCCGCGAAGCACGCAGCAATATCAATACGAAGGTCATCATTACAAAAGGAAAATCTGTTGATTTCCTTAAGAATGGATACATCCAAGGAAACTTAATCACCGATGCAATCAATGAATTGCTCCTTAGCGGTGAAAAAGAATCTCTTATTCCTAAACCTACAGTAGGTAACCTGCTTTCCACAATGTTTGATCCAGGCCAAGATATCACTCTTCCTCTCCTTGAACAGGTACAAAAGGGAGACTTGAAACTTAAAGGAATCGCTCTGTTTAACAAACGTAAATTTACTGGGAAGTCCTTAATAGGAGAGAAGGCATCCCTCTTGCTGCTTATGAAGAATAAAGGCGGCAAAACTGCACAATTTTCAGTAGTTGATAAGGGGGCTAAAAATACACTTAATAAAAAAATAACCATTATTACAAATAAATCCAAATCTAAAATCAGGCTAAAATGGGATTCAGGGAAACCGATTTATACCATTGATTTGAAATTAAATGTATTTATCTCGGAATATACAAAAGGGATTCTAAACAAAAGAGATGTGGATAAATTGGCTGCATTCTTATCTAAAAAGATGACTAATATGGCCGAGGAAGTCACAAAAACACTGAATGAAAGCAATAGCGATGCTTTAGGTCTCGGCCATATTATGCAGGTTCAAAATCCAGAGAAATTTAAAGGCTATGATTGGGATAAGGATTTTAAAGATATTAAGGTCGTTCCGAAAGTAAAAGTTCATATTATCAGTAATGGTATCTTATATTAA
- a CDS encoding potassium channel family protein: MGTIHYLFNRLHILIRLIIVVLLLVFVFGCLIHLIEPGTFHTIGEGVWWAIQTMATVGYGDIVPTSTFGRAVAFFAILLGGGFVAYYFTSMASYMIRTQTSLTLGTEAYKGDGHIILIGYNERSKKIIHSLEAYPHIPIVLVDATLKEHPLPHSDLFFIRGDSTREEIWIQANVTKSRLVVITADPSKTEKDSDMTVITSLLAVKGVYQSAYCISEILTPSHVQNALRAGASAIIKTNDLVGMAFIDVITNQIEVP, translated from the coding sequence TTGGGGACGATTCATTATCTATTTAATAGGCTTCACATTTTGATAAGGCTTATCATTGTTGTTCTCCTATTAGTTTTTGTCTTTGGCTGCCTGATTCATCTCATAGAGCCTGGCACATTCCACACAATCGGAGAAGGAGTTTGGTGGGCGATTCAAACGATGGCAACAGTTGGGTATGGAGACATTGTACCCACGAGCACTTTTGGGAGGGCAGTCGCCTTCTTCGCCATCTTGTTAGGAGGAGGTTTTGTCGCCTATTACTTCACCTCCATGGCTTCTTATATGATACGTACACAAACAAGCCTTACACTTGGAACAGAAGCCTATAAAGGAGACGGTCATATCATTTTAATCGGATATAATGAACGGTCAAAAAAAATCATCCATTCGTTAGAAGCATATCCACACATCCCGATTGTCCTTGTGGATGCAACTCTTAAGGAGCATCCCCTCCCTCATTCTGATCTCTTTTTTATCCGCGGTGACAGCACAAGGGAGGAAATCTGGATACAAGCCAATGTAACTAAATCCAGGCTTGTCGTCATCACTGCAGACCCTTCTAAAACAGAGAAGGATTCGGATATGACTGTCATCACATCTTTATTAGCCGTTAAGGGGGTTTATCAATCTGCTTATTGTATTAGTGAAATCTTAACACCTTCACATGTGCAGAACGCATTGCGAGCAGGTGCATCAGCTATAATCAAAACAAATGATTTGGTCGGCATGGCGTTCATTGACGTGATTACCAATCAGATTGAAGTCCCTTAG
- a CDS encoding YugN family protein, which produces MIILPSRLKNTVVAYLHARSQLSSRGYIVGGNWDYEMGYFDYLLDDSTRTNYLRIPFYACKGSIEDKNGIIRMGNPYLLSVYDRMGLACSRVDEDERGIPASYINRGMELLEQAEEALLGS; this is translated from the coding sequence ATGATTATTCTTCCATCAAGATTGAAAAATACCGTTGTTGCCTATTTGCACGCTCGCAGCCAGCTTAGCTCACGGGGATATATCGTCGGCGGAAATTGGGATTATGAGATGGGCTATTTCGATTATCTGCTTGATGACTCAACAAGAACCAATTATTTGCGTATTCCTTTCTATGCATGCAAAGGATCGATTGAGGACAAGAATGGGATTATCAGGATGGGGAATCCATATCTTCTATCGGTTTATGACAGGATGGGGCTGGCATGCTCAAGGGTAGATGAGGATGAGCGTGGGATACCGGCAAGCTATATCAATAGAGGGATGGAGCTGCTTGAGCAAGCGGAAGAAGCCCTCTTAGGAAGCTAA
- a CDS encoding glucose-6-phosphate isomerase, with protein sequence MTHIKFDYSKALSFFQEHEVTYLKDTVKQLHHTIHEKTGAGSDYLGWLSLPSDYDKEEFSRIKKSAEKIKNDSDILLVIGIGGSYLGARAAIEMLQHSFYNLLPKEKRNAPQIIFAGNNISSTYMRDIMDLLEGKDFSINVISKSGTTTEPAIAFRIFRKVLEEKYGKEEAKKRIYATTDKARGALKTVADEEGFETFVIPDDVGGRYSVLTAVGLLPIAASGADIDAIMKGAQQAEKDYSESELENNEAYQYAAVRNLLYRKGKTIEMLINYEPSLQYFSEWWKQLFGESEGKDQKGVYPSSANFSTDLHSLGQYVQEGRRDIFETVIKVESPRHELILEEADNDLDNLNYLAGQTVDFVNNKAFEGTLLAHTDGGVPNLVVSIPALDEYTFGYLVYFFEKACAMSCYLMGVNPFDQPGVEAYKVNMFALLGKKGFEEKKAELEKRLEK encoded by the coding sequence ATGACTCATATTAAATTTGATTATTCCAAGGCATTATCTTTTTTCCAAGAGCATGAAGTGACGTATTTGAAAGATACTGTGAAACAATTGCACCATACAATCCACGAGAAGACAGGTGCCGGCAGTGACTATCTCGGTTGGCTTTCCTTGCCTTCAGATTATGATAAGGAAGAATTCTCCCGTATCAAGAAATCTGCTGAGAAAATCAAAAATGATTCTGACATCCTTTTGGTTATCGGTATTGGCGGTTCTTATCTTGGTGCAAGAGCAGCTATCGAGATGCTTCAGCACAGTTTCTATAACTTACTTCCAAAAGAAAAGCGCAATGCCCCGCAAATCATATTTGCAGGGAACAACATCAGTTCTACATATATGAGAGATATTATGGATTTATTGGAAGGTAAAGATTTCTCCATCAATGTCATCTCTAAATCCGGTACAACAACTGAGCCGGCGATTGCCTTCCGTATTTTCCGTAAAGTACTAGAAGAAAAGTACGGAAAAGAAGAGGCGAAAAAGCGGATTTATGCGACTACAGATAAAGCACGCGGCGCATTGAAAACCGTGGCAGATGAAGAAGGGTTTGAAACATTCGTCATCCCTGATGATGTAGGCGGCAGATACTCTGTCTTAACGGCAGTTGGTTTGCTTCCGATTGCAGCCAGCGGTGCTGATATTGATGCCATCATGAAGGGGGCGCAGCAGGCGGAGAAAGACTATTCTGAATCTGAGCTTGAGAACAATGAGGCATATCAATATGCAGCTGTTCGTAACCTTCTCTATCGCAAAGGCAAAACAATTGAAATGCTCATTAACTATGAGCCATCCCTTCAATACTTTTCCGAGTGGTGGAAGCAGTTATTCGGTGAAAGTGAAGGGAAAGACCAAAAAGGGGTTTATCCATCATCAGCGAACTTCTCAACAGACCTTCACTCTTTAGGCCAATATGTGCAAGAAGGGCGTCGTGACATCTTCGAGACGGTTATTAAGGTGGAATCTCCACGTCATGAATTGATTCTTGAAGAAGCAGATAATGACCTGGATAATCTGAATTATTTGGCGGGCCAGACTGTTGATTTCGTCAATAATAAAGCATTTGAGGGCACATTGCTTGCTCATACAGATGGCGGAGTGCCGAACCTGGTGGTCAGTATTCCAGCCTTGGATGAATACACATTCGGCTATTTAGTTTATTTCTTCGAAAAAGCATGCGCCATGAGCTGCTACTTAATGGGCGTAAATCCATTTGACCAGCCAGGTGTAGAAGCTTACAAAGTAAATATGTTCGCATTATTGGGCAAAAAAGGCTTTGAAGAGAAAAAAGCAGAGCTCGAAAAACGACTGGAAAAATAA
- a CDS encoding iron-containing alcohol dehydrogenase — MQNFAYYNPTKLVFGKDTVEQLADLIPAKVERILLVYGGGSIKKNGLYDRVLAQVEKRGLHYHELQGVEPNPRLSTVQKGVEICRSEGIEFILAIGGGSVIDCTKAIAAGALYDGDAWDLITKKAPVEAALPFGTILTIAATGSEMNAGSVITNWETKEKYGWGSAYTYPQFSILDPVNTFTVPKNQTIYGIVDMMSHVLETYFNHNENTPLQDKMCESVLKTVMETAPKLLQDLENYELRETILYCGTVALNGTLSVGIRGDWATHNIEHAVSAVYDIPHAGGLAIIFPNWMEHCMNENLQKFVRLGVEVFDVDPAGKTDEEIAKDCIRNIRYFWTSLGAPSRLADYDIDDRNLDLMADKAMANGEFGNFKKLKKEDVLAILRASL, encoded by the coding sequence ATGCAAAATTTTGCTTATTATAATCCAACCAAGCTTGTTTTTGGAAAAGACACAGTTGAACAATTAGCCGACCTGATTCCGGCGAAGGTGGAGCGGATTCTCTTGGTTTATGGCGGGGGAAGCATTAAGAAGAACGGTTTATATGACCGTGTCCTCGCCCAGGTTGAAAAGAGGGGTCTCCATTATCACGAATTACAAGGCGTTGAACCGAATCCTCGACTTAGTACGGTTCAAAAGGGTGTAGAAATTTGCCGAAGTGAAGGAATTGAATTTATCCTTGCCATTGGGGGAGGAAGTGTTATTGACTGTACAAAGGCAATAGCGGCAGGAGCTCTATATGATGGAGATGCCTGGGATTTGATTACGAAGAAGGCTCCTGTGGAAGCAGCTCTTCCGTTTGGGACAATATTGACGATTGCAGCGACTGGTTCAGAGATGAATGCTGGCAGTGTCATTACCAATTGGGAGACGAAGGAAAAGTATGGCTGGGGTTCTGCCTATACATATCCTCAATTCTCTATCCTTGATCCTGTTAACACATTTACTGTACCTAAGAATCAGACGATATACGGGATTGTGGATATGATGTCTCATGTGCTTGAAACGTATTTCAATCATAATGAGAACACTCCTCTGCAAGATAAGATGTGTGAATCGGTTCTAAAGACAGTCATGGAAACCGCTCCAAAACTGCTACAGGATTTAGAGAATTATGAATTGAGGGAGACCATTTTGTACTGCGGCACCGTTGCACTAAATGGTACCTTGAGTGTGGGAATCCGCGGCGATTGGGCCACCCATAATATTGAACATGCCGTTTCAGCCGTATATGACATTCCGCATGCGGGAGGGCTTGCGATTATCTTCCCGAACTGGATGGAGCATTGCATGAATGAGAATCTTCAAAAATTTGTCCGCTTAGGGGTAGAAGTATTTGATGTAGATCCTGCAGGCAAAACGGATGAGGAGATTGCCAAGGATTGTATTCGCAATATCCGCTATTTCTGGACAAGCCTTGGGGCACCATCCCGCTTGGCTGATTATGATATAGATGATCGTAATCTTGACTTGATGGCCGATAAAGCCATGGCAAATGGCGAATTCGGCAATTTCAAGAAATTGAAGAAAGAGGATGTCTTAGCAATCTTACGTGCATCTCTCTAA
- a CDS encoding DUF378 domain-containing protein, giving the protein MSWIQRTALLLTIIGAINWGLIGFFQFDLVATVFGGGSQAGGFARVIYALVGIAGLINLGLLFKPSEEVSTQRVS; this is encoded by the coding sequence ATGAGTTGGATTCAACGTACTGCACTATTATTAACCATCATTGGTGCAATCAACTGGGGACTAATTGGATTTTTCCAATTTGATTTAGTGGCAACCGTATTTGGCGGCGGAAGCCAAGCTGGCGGATTTGCCCGCGTTATTTATGCCCTCGTTGGAATTGCCGGACTGATTAATCTCGGCCTCCTCTTTAAACCGAGTGAAGAAGTCAGCACACAGCGTGTGTCCTAA
- a CDS encoding ornithine--oxo-acid transaminase, with amino-acid sequence MKTSESSKLIEQTEKYGARNYNPLPIVVSEAEGVWIHDPEGNRYMDMLSAYSAVNQGHRHPRIIQALKDQADRVTLTSRAFHNDQLGPWYEKICQITGKEKALPMNTGAEAVETAFKAARRWAYDVKGVEAGKAEVIACTGNFHGRTMLAVSLSSEEEYKRGFGPMLPGIKLIPFGDIKALEEAITPNTAAFLFEPIQGEAGINIPPDGFMKEAYELCKKNNVLYIADEIQVGLGRTGKMFACEWENVVPDIYILGKALGGGVFPISCIAANHDILDVFNPGSHGSTFGGNPLACAVSCEALDVIVDERLADRSLQLGDYFREELGKIVNPIIKEVRGKGLFIGMELHGEARPYCERLQKEGLLCKETHDTVIRFAPPLIISKEDLDWAIDKIKHVFSS; translated from the coding sequence ATGAAAACATCTGAATCCAGTAAGTTGATTGAACAAACAGAAAAGTATGGAGCTCGGAATTATAATCCTTTGCCAATCGTTGTTTCAGAAGCGGAGGGCGTTTGGATCCATGATCCTGAAGGAAACCGCTATATGGATATGCTGAGTGCCTATTCGGCTGTCAATCAAGGACATAGACATCCCAGGATCATCCAAGCACTCAAGGATCAGGCTGACCGTGTTACATTGACATCCCGTGCTTTTCATAATGACCAGCTCGGGCCCTGGTATGAAAAGATATGCCAAATCACAGGGAAAGAAAAAGCTCTGCCAATGAACACGGGGGCAGAAGCAGTAGAGACTGCCTTTAAGGCAGCCAGGAGATGGGCATACGATGTGAAAGGGGTGGAGGCTGGCAAGGCAGAAGTGATTGCCTGTACAGGCAATTTTCACGGAAGAACAATGCTAGCAGTTTCTTTATCCTCTGAAGAAGAGTATAAACGCGGATTTGGGCCAATGCTGCCTGGAATTAAGCTAATCCCGTTTGGTGATATTAAAGCACTTGAGGAGGCTATCACACCGAATACGGCCGCTTTCCTGTTTGAGCCAATTCAAGGGGAGGCCGGTATTAATATTCCTCCTGATGGATTTATGAAAGAAGCTTATGAGCTTTGCAAAAAAAATAATGTTTTGTATATCGCAGATGAAATTCAGGTTGGGTTAGGACGAACAGGCAAGATGTTTGCCTGTGAATGGGAAAATGTCGTTCCGGATATCTACATATTAGGGAAGGCTCTTGGGGGAGGCGTGTTCCCAATTTCCTGTATTGCAGCCAACCATGATATCTTGGATGTCTTTAATCCGGGTTCACACGGCTCAACCTTCGGAGGAAATCCGCTCGCTTGCGCTGTTTCATGTGAGGCGCTTGATGTTATTGTCGATGAACGTCTTGCTGACCGCTCGCTCCAGCTTGGTGATTATTTCAGAGAGGAGCTCGGGAAGATAGTTAATCCAATCATTAAGGAGGTCCGCGGCAAAGGATTATTTATCGGAATGGAATTACATGGTGAAGCTCGTCCTTACTGCGAAAGATTGCAAAAGGAAGGATTATTATGTAAGGAAACACATGACACCGTGATTCGATTTGCTCCGCCGCTCATCATTTCAAAGGAAGATCTTGATTGGGCCATCGACAAAATCAAACATGTCTTTTCTTCATGA
- the yugI gene encoding S1 domain-containing post-transcriptional regulator GSP13: protein MTAKYEAGQVLTGKVTGIQPYGAFVSLDESTQGLVHISEITHGFVKDINDILKVGDEVNVKVLSVDEGAGKIALSIRATEEAPAEKTEGRKPRKKAPQQTMKTPPAETPQGFNTLKDKLEEWIEQSKREDLIKK, encoded by the coding sequence ATGACTGCAAAATATGAAGCAGGACAAGTTTTGACAGGTAAAGTAACGGGAATTCAACCATACGGTGCTTTCGTATCATTGGATGAATCCACACAAGGACTTGTTCATATATCTGAAATTACTCATGGTTTCGTAAAGGATATCAATGACATCCTTAAAGTTGGGGATGAAGTAAACGTAAAGGTTTTATCAGTGGATGAAGGAGCAGGCAAAATTGCCCTATCTATTCGTGCAACTGAAGAGGCGCCGGCAGAAAAAACAGAAGGACGCAAGCCGAGGAAAAAAGCACCGCAGCAAACGATGAAGACACCTCCGGCAGAAACTCCACAAGGCTTCAATACGTTAAAGGACAAGCTTGAAGAGTGGATTGAACAATCTAAGCGTGAAGACTTAATCAAGAAGTAA
- a CDS encoding sodium-dependent transporter, translating into MQKHEQWSSRIGFILAAAGSAIGLGAIWKFPYMAGENGGGAFLILFIVFTLLIGAPILMSEFIIGRHAKKDAIRAYTAISPKRGWKLLGIGGVAASLLLLSFYSVVGGWILSYLGRALFGMVTANGQFEQLFAQIIENPIESLVAQIIFMILTILVVQGGIHKGIERASKVMMPALFLLFLMLAIRSLTLDGAMEGVKFLLQPDFGKLSTESLLEALGQAFFALSVGLSVMVTYASYLNDSEDLSRSALSVVGLNIIISILAGLVIFPAVFALGFDPTSGPGLVFVVLPAVFNELAFGGVFFFIFMILLLFATLTSAFSILEITVSVISRENPSRRKRSTWIAGFVTFLVGIPSALSFGILSDFTLFGKTIFDLADYITSNLALPLGSLFISLFVGYAMDRKAIYNELQKGSAISVSFFKAWYFTVRYLCPIAILAVLFYSVGLL; encoded by the coding sequence ATGCAAAAACATGAACAATGGTCATCCAGGATTGGATTCATTCTGGCGGCAGCCGGTTCGGCCATCGGTCTTGGGGCCATATGGAAATTCCCCTATATGGCTGGCGAAAATGGCGGTGGCGCCTTTCTTATTCTCTTCATTGTCTTTACGCTATTAATTGGTGCACCAATCCTAATGTCTGAGTTTATCATCGGGCGGCATGCCAAAAAGGATGCCATCCGTGCCTATACGGCCATTTCCCCCAAGCGGGGCTGGAAGCTCCTTGGAATAGGCGGAGTGGCTGCTTCCTTATTGCTCTTATCATTTTACAGTGTTGTCGGCGGCTGGATTCTCTCCTATTTAGGCAGGGCTCTGTTTGGCATGGTGACAGCAAATGGACAATTTGAACAGCTATTTGCCCAAATCATCGAAAACCCCATCGAATCCTTGGTCGCTCAAATCATCTTCATGATTTTAACCATCCTTGTCGTCCAAGGCGGGATTCATAAAGGGATTGAACGGGCGAGCAAGGTCATGATGCCAGCCCTATTTTTGTTGTTCCTTATGCTTGCCATTCGCTCCCTTACATTAGATGGAGCAATGGAGGGGGTGAAGTTCCTTCTTCAGCCCGATTTTGGGAAATTATCGACTGAATCCTTGCTAGAAGCCTTGGGTCAAGCCTTCTTTGCCTTAAGTGTTGGACTCTCTGTGATGGTTACCTATGCTTCCTACTTGAATGATTCGGAGGATTTAAGTCGTTCTGCCCTATCGGTTGTAGGATTGAATATTATTATTTCAATCTTGGCTGGACTTGTAATTTTCCCAGCTGTGTTTGCTCTTGGCTTTGATCCTACTTCTGGTCCTGGGCTTGTCTTTGTCGTCTTACCTGCCGTCTTTAACGAATTGGCGTTTGGGGGAGTTTTCTTCTTCATTTTTATGATACTGCTGCTGTTCGCGACTTTAACTTCGGCTTTCTCTATTCTCGAGATCACTGTATCTGTCATTTCACGTGAGAACCCTTCAAGACGAAAGCGCTCGACCTGGATTGCTGGATTTGTCACCTTCCTTGTCGGAATTCCTAGTGCCCTTTCGTTCGGAATATTGAGTGACTTCACTCTTTTTGGGAAAACAATCTTTGATTTAGCTGATTATATTACATCAAATCTCGCACTGCCACTTGGCTCTTTATTCATTTCCCTCTTTGTCGGATATGCCATGGATCGAAAAGCCATTTATAACGAACTGCAAAAAGGATCAGCGATTTCAGTTTCATTTTTTAAAGCCTGGTATTTCACCGTCCGCTATCTTTGCCCAATCGCAATTCTTGCAGTTTTATTTTATTCAGTCGGATTATTGTAA
- a CDS encoding helix-turn-helix domain-containing protein codes for MSIGENIRAHRLEKGLSQEELAMRSRIGTHKLEKIETNELIPNLQVILNLSSALECPASELIEQISSSTGPCQMDDELQTLIQQMGQKKAKLILRNTQNIEEADFLRMIQMLSDPVNN; via the coding sequence ATGTCAATCGGTGAAAACATACGTGCACACCGGCTGGAAAAGGGGCTCAGTCAAGAGGAGCTGGCCATGCGTTCCCGAATCGGCACCCATAAGCTAGAGAAGATTGAAACAAATGAACTGATTCCCAACCTTCAAGTAATCTTAAACCTGTCATCCGCGCTTGAATGCCCAGCTTCTGAATTGATTGAACAGATATCCTCGTCAACAGGTCCCTGTCAGATGGATGATGAATTACAAACCCTTATTCAACAGATGGGGCAAAAAAAGGCAAAGCTCATCCTAAGAAATACGCAAAATATCGAAGAAGCCGATTTTTTGCGCATGATTCAAATGCTCTCTGATCCAGTGAATAATTAA
- a CDS encoding aminotransferase, whose translation MIKTNYVSDTARNMKPSGIRKFFDLASGVEGVVSLGVGEPDFVTPWRYREAAINSLEEGYTSYTANAGLIQLREEIASYMSRRFHVNYAPDKQIIVTVGASQAIDIALRAILNPGEEVIVVEPCFVSYAPLVVMAGGKAVSVGTTKESDFKLLPQQLEAAVTPNTKAIMICSPNNPTGSQLSKDDLEALAKIAIKHDLVVLSDEIYAELVYDDDYTSFASIEGMIDRTILISGFSKGFAMTGWRLGFVCANEEISAAMLKIHQYAIMCAPTAAQHAALEALRYGFDYVEDMRRSYLHRRNYLVESFNEIGLTCHKPGGAFYAFPSIESTGMTSEEFAERLLLEEKVAVVPGDVFGLGGEGHIRCSYATSMDQLREAVTRIERFIKKTT comes from the coding sequence ATGATTAAAACGAATTATGTATCAGACACTGCGCGCAACATGAAGCCTTCCGGCATTCGTAAGTTTTTTGATTTGGCATCTGGTGTTGAAGGGGTTGTTTCTCTTGGTGTGGGGGAGCCTGACTTTGTCACTCCGTGGCGCTATCGTGAAGCAGCCATCAATTCACTTGAGGAAGGCTACACCTCTTATACGGCTAATGCGGGATTGATACAATTGAGGGAAGAGATTGCTTCCTATATGAGCAGGCGCTTCCATGTTAATTATGCGCCTGACAAACAGATCATTGTGACAGTCGGGGCGAGCCAAGCGATTGATATTGCTCTTAGGGCCATTTTGAACCCTGGTGAAGAAGTGATTGTTGTGGAGCCTTGTTTTGTCTCTTATGCACCGCTCGTGGTGATGGCAGGCGGGAAAGCAGTATCGGTTGGGACAACGAAGGAATCGGATTTCAAACTGTTGCCGCAGCAGCTGGAGGCAGCTGTCACGCCAAATACAAAGGCGATCATGATTTGTTCGCCGAATAACCCGACTGGCAGTCAGCTTTCCAAGGATGATCTGGAGGCGCTCGCCAAGATTGCTATTAAGCATGATTTAGTTGTCCTGTCTGACGAGATATATGCTGAACTTGTGTATGATGATGATTATACAAGCTTTGCCTCGATTGAAGGGATGATAGACCGGACGATTCTTATTTCCGGTTTCTCTAAAGGGTTTGCCATGACTGGCTGGCGTCTAGGATTTGTCTGTGCGAATGAGGAAATCAGCGCAGCCATGCTGAAGATTCATCAATACGCCATCATGTGTGCTCCAACCGCAGCACAGCACGCAGCCCTTGAAGCGCTCCGCTATGGCTTTGATTATGTGGAGGACATGCGAAGAAGCTATTTGCATAGACGGAATTATCTGGTTGAATCCTTCAATGAGATTGGGCTTACTTGTCATAAGCCTGGCGGAGCCTTCTATGCATTCCCATCCATTGAGAGTACGGGGATGACTTCAGAGGAGTTTGCCGAGAGGCTTTTGCTGGAGGAGAAGGTAGCGGTTGTGCCGGGTGATGTTTTTGGACTCGGCGGAGAGGGGCATATCCGCTGTTCATATGCAACATCCATGGATCAATTGCGTGAGGCGGTAACTCGTATCGAGCGCTTTATTAAGAAAACGACGTAA
- a CDS encoding Lrp/AsnC family transcriptional regulator, translating to MHLTDKEIEIMKIVEENARISVDDIAKMTSLTVSDVEVTLKKLEDSNIIVRYAALVDWSKVEEHEGVTAMIDVKVTPKRGVGFDETAKRIYRYEEVSSVYLMSGAYDLSVVIEGKSMNEVARFVSDKLSTLDSVISTTTHFILKKYKHDGTVFSPPEEDKRIVVSP from the coding sequence ATGCACCTTACTGATAAAGAAATCGAAATTATGAAGATTGTGGAAGAAAATGCGAGGATCTCTGTTGACGATATAGCGAAAATGACAAGCCTCACGGTTTCGGATGTGGAAGTGACACTGAAGAAACTGGAGGATTCCAATATAATTGTCCGTTATGCAGCCCTTGTGGACTGGTCAAAGGTGGAGGAGCATGAGGGCGTGACAGCCATGATTGATGTGAAGGTAACACCGAAAAGAGGCGTTGGATTTGATGAAACGGCGAAACGGATTTACCGTTATGAGGAAGTGTCGTCAGTCTATTTAATGTCAGGCGCCTATGATTTATCTGTCGTGATTGAAGGGAAGTCCATGAATGAGGTAGCCCGATTTGTGTCAGATAAACTGTCAACGCTTGATTCCGTTATTTCGACGACTACTCATTTTATCCTTAAGAAATATAAGCATGATGGAACCGTGTTTTCCCCTCCGGAAGAAGATAAAAGGATAGTGGTATCACCATGA